CCCGCAAATTCGCCGCCGAAGGCCGCGACGTCGATCCCGAATTGTGGACCGTCACTGCTCTCCTGCACGACTTCGATTGGGAGATCCATCCCCAGGCGCCGGACCACCCCGTCAAAGGAGAGCTCATCCTGCGGGAGCGCGGCGTGCCGGAAGTCATCCGCCGCGCGATTCTTTCCCATGCCTCCTACACGGGCGTGCCCCGCGAGTCGCTGCTCGAAAAGACTCTCTTCGCCTGCGATGAGCTCGCCGGCTTCCTCACTGCCGTGGCCTATGTCAAGCCCACCCGCTCCATCCATGAAGTCGACGCCCGCAGCGTGCGGAAGAAGATGAAGGACAAGGCGTTCGCCCGCGCCGTCAACCGGGAGGACATCATTCAGGGCGCG
This DNA window, taken from Bryobacteraceae bacterium, encodes the following:
- a CDS encoding HDIG domain-containing protein, whose translation is MITRDQAWDIVCEFIQNDALRRHSLAVEACVSAYARKFAAEGRDVDPELWTVTALLHDFDWEIHPQAPDHPVKGELILRERGVPEVIRRAILSHASYTGVPRESLLEKTLFACDELAGFLTAVAYVKPTRSIHEVDARSVRKKMKDKAFARAVNREDIIQGAAELGVDLDEHIAFCIRAMQERAAELGLQGSWNEAGAS